A window of Belonocnema kinseyi isolate 2016_QV_RU_SX_M_011 chromosome 10, B_treatae_v1, whole genome shotgun sequence genomic DNA:
CACCTTGTGAAATAAACGTTAAATCGAGTTTTATCCTGTcgcataattaaaggctcatttaatgcgctccaaaaccaccaaaaattattttccaaaagccacccctattactgaaaaaccacccctattactgaaaaaccacccttaatataaattatgaacaaattgtaaatctgcccatactataattaagggctcatttaatgctcatttaatgccccactgccaaatttaatgctgcattatttaaaaaaacaggggttacgctagcttaacgtaaAGCTGGCGGAAACCCCagtgctttaaaaaaatagtgaagcattaaatttggcagtgGGGccttaaatgagcattaaatgagcccttaattatagtatagtcagatttacaatttgtgcataatttatattaagggtggtttttcagtattaggggtggcttttgggaAGTAATTTTTGGTGCTTTGGACatcattaaatgagcctttaattatgtgataggataaaactggattcaacgtttatttcacatggggttccgtcagcttaacattaagctagcgtaacccccagtttttttaaaaaatagtgaagcaataaatttggcaatggggcattaaatgagcattaaatgagcccttaattatagtatggtcagatttacaatttgtgcataatttatattaagggtgctTTTTTCAGTGTTAGGGGTGGCTTTGGAAAGTAAGttttggtggttttggagagcattaaatgagcctttaattatgttaTAGGATAAAaatcgattcaacgtttatttcacatggtgTTGCGTCAGCTTAATATTAAGCTAGCGTAACTcccggttttaaaaaaaatagtgcatcattaaatttggcaatggggcattaaatgagcccttaattatagtatagtcagatttacaatttgtgcataatttatattaagggtggttttttcagtattaggggtggctttggAAAGTAATTTTGGTGGTTTtagagagcattaaatgagcctttaattatgtgataggataaaatttgattgaacgtttatttcacatggggttccgtcagcttaacattaagctagcgtaacccccggtttcttttaaaatagtgaagcattaaatttggcgATCGGcattaaataagcattaaatgagcccttaattatgtgatatgacagaactcaatttaacatttatttcacatgggtttccgccagcttaacgttaagctagcataacccctggttaaaaaaaaaatggagcatcaaatttggcaatagggcattaaattcgcattaaatgagcccttaattaagagataggttttaactcgattcgaagatgtggttacgtcagcttaacatacctaagGTTTGGAAGAATCTTTAAGGACCTATAaggttttggaatatttaaaaatatttcaagagatttcaatggttttaagggattttaaaagatcttacggtatttgaataaatttccagaatttcgAGAAATATCACGGGAATACctaaaatttcaggttttttcaATGACGTTTactggattttaaagatttgatgtcattttataatatttcaaggggcactaaacaaattttcatctaagatttaagaaattttaaatagatttccaagatttaaaagcGATTAGTGTATTTTtagatttcaagggacttcagAGAATTTGACAGATTGAAAGTGAGAGACgatgataaaaatgattaaaaaaactcCAATCATGACatgattttcgataatttttagcGGATTTCagtagatataaaaaattataagtatttacagataatttcaaatacttcggTTAATACacgattctaaagaattttcttgaatttcagaagatttaaaaggatttcataggATGTATAAAATTTTAGATCAATCAATATCATCGGATTTCGtgtattttcacttaattttaacagattttataatattctaatggatttcgaagaatttattcacaaaaattgatggattagaaaagatttcaaagattttaaaagattttaaaatcattccaatggatttcaagaatttgaaggggttttaatggattttaaagactttaaggatattttaaaagattccaaggaattttttagcgctgataaaaatataaagttcttttaaaagattttaaagtattttaaatattaaagaatttaataggaTTTCCAAGGttatcaatgattttaagggattttaaaagctctcaagatatttcaattccttttttgtttgatttcaggaaatatgatcagattttgcataattttaaatgacacttaatgttaaaattgaagaatttcaattgtTGTAAATCTTCAAAGTTCAATCATTCTAAAAACTTTGATAATGCTACGATTTTCTGATTGGAAGCTTAAAAAATGACTTCCAGCTTAATTAAAccgttagaaaatataaattttcaaattgtatatcccttttaaaaatttatcattttaatctaAAGAGCAAAAGTAATAACTTGCTAATCATTTATGATGCATTTACAATCAGgtgcacactgaaaaaaataattcttagcaccaagtagatgcatttacttgaatcctatttcttagcatcaagaaaatattctttaacagaagtaatttttatgtaaaccaggcatatatcttttgtttatctaaaaaatgaattctttggctatattttcttgattgaaatacatatttcttacatttaagaaaatgatttccttaattcaaaaggtctagattagttgaaatgtgatttgtctttcaaagaaatatatatttgattcaaagagttcgattctttgaactgattcgggacacgtttgaattaataatttttacatacatgaatcaagaatttaagtttattttactcaaagaaataataatttaattcaaaataatattaattgaattacagtatatatttttttgtcacaaagggctcatgcatttatagcaatggagcatttattcagatgaaaaaggtattgtgtttacataaattcttatttctttagtggaagaaaatatttcatttgattactagaattaaattattcataacaaataaacatttattccaatgaagcaaccatttttttaagtcataagattaacaatttggcgtcatttgtttcatttgaatacttctttagattaaagaaatatattgtttaattaaatatccatgtttctgatttaaagaaatatttctttggcattcaTGGAGAGGCTTAAATACGGTTTTCTgccttaaaatttccatgttacgttagcgtcgtggtcaacgttgtggactttacactcgatggacccaagttcaattcctgctgggggtggatttttcatcgaatttgtcTGTTTGAGGATcatcaagttttaaaattatataatttgcttaaattaaatatgtatattaataacaatgataattataatttaggttaaaaaaatccagtactttattgcactcgcgcatggtctaggccaaagaaatatttttttgaatcaagagatatttttgagcctataaaatatttgcttgaccttaaaatatatttctttccttcaatttatatttccccatctcaaagaaatattaatttcgaacaatgaatcattcatttggtataaaatgtatattttttgtctttaatatttctttgattcaaaaaaatatttcccttcgacgaacaggtcgtatttatttgcctctaataaatgtttctttgaaaataaacaggactttcacttatttcagccaagtaaaattcacttggtaccagtaatccttttttttcagTACAACAATATTATGTTACTTAGAGTCAAACATGATGTTAAaactaagaaatattaattttttttcagataatattttcttcatttgccAGTTAAGCAGAAAAAAttgaagggaattaaaaaaactgaaacttgTGCTCACCGCATTATTGCTCTCTGCTTGCGCGTTGGGATCATCCTCCTGTTCGTTATCAGCGTACTCGTAGTCCTGTTCCAAACTTTTTGTTTTCACCTGAGCACCCACAACTTCCGgaataactttctttttattttcaacgttgTTTTTATTATCGGAAAATTCTACCGCAATGGATACTTTCTGAGGATTTGATTCCATATTATCAAGTAAAGATTTTGCAGTGGTAGCAGCAAAGGGTGTCATGGTTACAGGGTCAAGGTCAGATCTTGAAAGGTTTTTTGATTCATATTTCAAGTTACCATAGGCGTCACGCTTAAGGTACTTTCCAATCTCTATATTTCTATAGTCTCGTCGAACCGTCGGCTTCGGGGTTGTTGGATCCTCAGACGTCAATCTTCTGATAATATCATCATAAGTTTTCAGAGGAGGCTTGACGTcgtttttgtaaaaatcattaTCCAGCTCATCGCTGTTATCATTTCCTGATTTCTCTTCCTTTTCATAGTCCTTCGAAGATCTTGTTTCTTCATTGTCATCATTCTCTTCTTCATCAAAGAAATCATCTAGATCATCATCGTAATCGAACAAACCAGTGCCGTTTTCTTTAAAGAACTTTCTTCTACCATTTCCTGTTAATTCCTCATCGACGTCATCCTCATCAGAGTCATCGTGGAACCTGTTCTTTGAGACACCTCGATAACTGGTGCCGAATTTTCGCCTACGATCTCTTCTCTCGTCCTTACGAATCGAGTTTTTCGACTTCCAGTCCCGCCTCGAATCCTGATGAGCTCTCTGATCCTTGGAATCTTGACTCTCATAATCATCAAGCCTGTGCTTGCGAACATTTTTCCTGTTGTAATACTCTTCACTCTCATTCAGATAATCCTTATCATCTTCATAACGATTATATTTGTCATAGTCGTTATAGTAGTCTACTTCCTCCTCATCATCATAATCCAAGGAGTGTCCCTTGTGATACGTCCTGTCTCTGCTAGGACGAATTTTGTGATTCTTTTCCCTGGTACCACCATAGCGGGAATTCCTGTGCCTCTCGGCGTACTTGATACCATGGTGGGTACTACGGTAATAGGGCCTAGAAGGCCGGGAATCGAGCCTGCCCCGGTGGGCCTTCTTGGACGAGAAGCTTCTATCGTAAGTGTCCAGACCATATTCTTCCTCGGACTCATCTTCTACATCCTCGTAGTCTTCATTCTCATTCTCGTTCCAGGAGGAGGACGAGGAGAATCTTCTTGGTGGGTACTTGTGATGCCATCGCGATGATGGTTCGTGCCTGTGCCTGTGACGATGCACCACCTCAGAACTGTCCTGATGATGCCTACATTCGACCACTAGGAATCCCAGGGCCAAAAAAACTAACATTGGTACCAAAACCACCCTCGATTCTCTCGACATCTTCGTCAGCTTAGCCTTGACGAACTTCAATTCGCACAGTTACATTATCCCAGCCCTTGCTATCCTTTGTTTCAACGTTCAACAATTCTTGATACCGATTTTGCCACCTGTGTACACTAATTCGAAACCACCTCTCAGGAGAACATGGCGAACGCAAGGGGTTTTCTCACAAAAGAGGGACACTTATTTCGATCATTTACTATCAATGATCGGATCATTTAAGccacctttttatttttagaaacactTTCTCACTTGTTTATTCTAAACTCACTTAAATACAatggaaattgaacaaatgtattacaAATTACCGCGGGAACTTTGATCGAACACGTGTTTGACAATCCACGTGCTTAATAGGGAGAACTTGCGAGGAAGAGAAGAAGCAGTTAAGTTTCGTGTTCGATGCAACCAGCTCGGTCGCACCGAGCGACTTTTTTTCGCAGAGGCTGATTTTTAGCAGACTTGAATTTTCCAACCCTTTCTTAACatcagatttaaaattattttaacaatttatttttgacagcTCTAGAAGTTTCCTTTCTGAATGACTCTGTTAAAATCGCAATATTGTATCCGTGTGCTTTGGGGGTGAGGTTGGAAACTTTAAGGAACTGTGAATAATTCTCGAGAAAAAACGCGTGGTACCGGCACCGGGTTTTCGCGCAGTCCTTTTACCGACAAGCATCCAATCGTATCGCGTGCCGAATGTCGCGGACGACTGAGCCTGCGTCGACCGCTGCCGACGAGAACGCAAAACGCAGAGCGCATGCGTACAGTATAACGACCCCCCGCCAGACGATCGCGGTATGAACTTGATGCATCGTCTCAACAGATTTTCCTATGTCAGCAGGTGATTTCCGAAAATTCCCGATTTGTCTCTGCCTGACAATCTGAGATTCCCGCCGGCTAGGATGATAAGCCGCTAGACGAAACGCATTTATCTTTTCTAGTCTGCACTTGATTTCGCTAATTATTTCATTGCAAAATTCTGATTAGATAAACTATAGAGAAGTACGCTGATTTTAATGgctgataaatttttcataaaattaatcaagttcTACAATAGGGTGATTTAAATTTCTACctgtaaaaattcgatttttggtgaTGAATTCCCCAATTTATTCGTTTTTCGGAAGAAAAAATTGCGTCATTTTTTGTTAACGTTAACCCGTGCCACCGGGCTTGAGGAATTAATATGGGATTTAAACTGAGAAAAGCTCACTTTACGAAACACTCGAAAAAAATACTTGTGATAaagtttttgtgaattaaagtttAGTCacctcttaaaaaatattcacagaATAAGTTCCACCCAAGCAGTTTTAATTTTGACCCCCCAAAACTCCTTGAATTGTGCCCGCAAAATGACCCGAAAAAGCAAAATAACGGTTTTCTTAAAGTTCAtgcgtgaaaagttattattttctggttaatgttgtaaaaaaattacggaatttctttttcctGGAAACGAACAAATTGGGAGGTATCgaataacaaaaaactaaaatcgaatttttggttCACCCTAATGTCCAGTCACTTCTTAGGGACCATCCATACTTTAGGAAACACATTTTTTACCAATTGTTACCACTTCTCTCCTCCATGTAAAAAACCGTAACAAATTGGTATGGACCTCCTGCCATCATCGCGCATGTTTCATAAAAATAGTGTAGCgtctttaattgtaaatcttgaaaattgaactatatatccaaaacaaaagttttaaaattatatcatattaaactataaacatgctaaaataataaatattcaaatgtatgacttaaaaattgcaaatcgttcaaattgaataattttcaattgtctaTCTTCTatattaatctattaaaaaaggTGTTGATCAAAATACTTACATAATACCGTTAAAATACAAATCtggacaattaaataattttcaaatgtatatttttaaaattcaagaatttttaattgttaatttctaaaatggtacaaatttcatttacaataaaaaattatgcaattcttaggttttaaaatacataatttggtgatttttataatttacatgtgaaatttcttcaatttggaagatttaaaatggaaaattcttcacttttaatCTTCAGAATcaccaaaatttaagaattctgatatgtaaatctttaatattgaagaattttctaatgcaaattttaacaattgaaaaatcttccgttttatatattaaaaactgaactacacatttgaaaaaacattttaaattacctaatttaaaaactgtaaaccttctaaattaattattttcaattgtaaattttcaaaattaatctacaaaaaagtcacaaaaataaaaatcttaaaagttaatttcaacaatttcagcatttatcaataaaaaaattataaaattagttttggCATCTCTtagaaaaaagaagacttttgttTTCTTACACTTTTTTCGTATGATACCGTGTTTGCAATCTACAGCGTTACAGACtatatttttatagatatttttctaCAGAAAGATGGAAAAAATACTAATCTAATTATAGCGATATCGAagtttttataacattataacaATCTTTTATTGTAATAAGAGAACTTTAACGCCATActatattatattcttaattcacccccccccctttcccatgcaataaaacattaattaaatatttgaaaagttttatttttgtaaattgtgaAACTATTGGTGTCGAACTTCAGGCAAGCAGCAATTGTCAATTTTCCACATTCGCTGTCAAGCAGACTCTTTGTTTCTATAATGCCTTCACGTCGAATTGATTTTTCTGCTTTAAACAAAACATTCTGTTgttaacttttttctgttttactTTTTCTCGATTCTAATTGcaaatttacatttcaaaaaaatttagataattagaacatattttattttaaatgaatgttgTTGCAATTCAAAGTAAATTGACTTGAATAAGACCCAACAGAAGAACCTTTTATCTTCAATGTGAGgcaataacatttttgttgctgAACTTTCTTCTGAAAGTAATGTTACGTCAATGGTTTTTATATTCACTTTAATATGACTTGAAACATGACTTCTTTGCGTTTGCAACATTACttctttaattgataatttcCATAGTAGAATCGTACTGTCACAACAaagaataaataacaataaattagaatatataatgtgaaaattgtatttttatggaGAAATCTTTAGTCACACGTAAAATTTGGTAATAGCCATTTTTGTCCAAAGCAGTGAAAAATGGTAAtagattgtaaaattttttctataattcggACATTATAGTTCAAGCGGGCATCAAGACACTTAtcgatctttctttttttcttcaaaaaatgaacaAGACGCGAAAAATACTTACACAGAAAAGTTGTTCTGATGatattatcaatgaaaaatcgtgattaaaaaaaatgcatatcaGCTTTAAGGTATTTAGCTTTTCTTTTTTGATTGTGATTATGGATTTTATATTCGTTTGCAATCTccaaggaaaattttaataattttaaaacagtaacAAAAAGGCGAcgattttttagataataatatttgatattttctttaTGAAATACGTGAGAGACGAAGAAAGTTTTaggaatatatatataatccGTAAATATTTGTTCTCTGTTCATCGAATTTCGATCAACCGAgacaaagctttaaaaataaatatgaaaaaagaactattttcatGAGTTATTTGATTTTGACTTCAACCTTCCCAAATATCTTCTCATTTTATAGTAGCAAAACTAGTAATCATTGTATACTGTTATTTGCAATCAACGTCGAGCAATCAATCGTTAACTAtagggtaagagcaccaattcttggcACCTTAGCTCTATTATTGACATGCCAAAATCCGAAATGCATTTATTATCTTTTggataatgataattattattaataattaataataataaatatataaatgaataatgagtaatgaataatatatataatgaATATTTCATATATGCTTTATGTGTAAAAATAACAGTagaattaaattaactaaaacaaaacatgataaaaaaatgtattatctacgAAATTAAAGAAGGGGGCCAACATTGAGAGGGCGGGCAAGAATTAGTGCTCCCTATTGCTGCACAAAAAATTAAAGTctataaaatgtatgtatttaatcaagtttattattataattaatttaatgaagtgaaccaaaaaaaaaaacacacttcCACTGCGATTAACCAtccagtttttcattaaaaaaatatttcattctgtAAAAAGCTTTTCTTTCAACCATTGAgcatttaatttcagaaaaaaacatgtTCACaatacacggagaaactcttgatcgtgaaatttggcattataatattaatatttaccaAAGTTTtatggcaatctaggatatagccgagaaaatagtatgattgccgcagccataggaagaaatacattttccatttcatttataaatatacttcaaacctaataattgccatttgtagttagaaaaattcatatttttgatagcaaattgaagttgaaaaaagtgatattcacaaattaaatgataaaaccgtagttacaataactagcatttaaaataacataaatttcaaacagccccatgcatcgccacaacttttctgttttcttacgaccCGGAGGGGGATTGttggttaaactaatccaacagatggcgccacaaaaagtaggtctgtctttttcattgaattgcattaagaaaaggcaaaaataattaaaaacttgatgctgtttgcaaataaaaataaataatatatgaaaaaataagagtaactattactaattatctcaaaaaagaaaaagtcatgaaagtatgtagtttaatatgaataaaatttaattttgtaatagattttgacagcagttcgaactttatatttttgtgatttattttgctcatattattaattttattatttgttaaagttaaaaataatttttttttggttaaaattcttaatgtagctaatgaaaaattaataatattaaagacctcaatgacaaa
This region includes:
- the LOC117181643 gene encoding protein PFC0760c-like isoform X2 is translated as MSRESRVVLVPMLVFLALGFLVVECRHHQDSSEVVHRHRHRHEPSSRWHHKYPPRRFSSSSSWNENENEDYEDVEDESEEEYGLDTYDRSFSSKKAHRGRLDSRPSRPYYRSTHHGIKYAERHRNSRYGGTREKNHKIRPSRDRTYHKGHSLDYDDEEEVDYYNDYDKYNRYEDDKDYLNESEEYYNRKNVRKHRLDDYESQDSKDQRAHQDSRRDWKSKNSIRKDERRDRRRKFGTSYRGVSKNRFHDDSDEDDVDEELTGNGRRKFFKENGTGLFDYDDDLDDFFDEEENDDNEETRSSKDYEKEEKSGNDNSDELDNDFYKNDVKPPLKTYDDIIRRLTSEDPTTPKPTVRRDYRNIEIGKYLKRDAYGNLKYESKNLSRSDLDPVTMTPFAATTAKSLLDNMESNPQKVSIAVEFSDNKNNVENKKKVIPEVVGAQVKTKSLEQDYEYADNEQEDDPNAQAESNNADYGEDDNEEEESIMSPTTTTTSTTTPTTTTTTTTTTTTPKPFFDARFHHKDLTTYGGSTGVQYNGYQSKNDYPPMSAYSMQKWQYLGTRESVKETRDKYPEFRNNAKSAEAKEAMQHARKVSREGSCRWPRARVVPVRDVYPSTTTTYVPHCAILHRCSDDTGCCRLESYTCAPKQSHRVELYFYI
- the LOC117181643 gene encoding protein PFC0760c-like isoform X1 encodes the protein MSRESRVVLVPMLVFLALGFLVVECRHHQDSSEVVHRHRHRHEPSSRWHHKYPPRRFSSSSSWNENENEDYEDVEDESEEEYGLDTYDRSFSSKKAHRGRLDSRPSRPYYRSTHHGIKYAERHRNSRYGGTREKNHKIRPSRDRTYHKGHSLDYDDEEEVDYYNDYDKYNRYEDDKDYLNESEEYYNRKNVRKHRLDDYESQDSKDQRAHQDSRRDWKSKNSIRKDERRDRRRKFGTSYRGVSKNRFHDDSDEDDVDEELTGNGRRKFFKENGTGLFDYDDDLDDFFDEEENDDNEETRSSKDYEKEEKSGNDNSDELDNDFYKNDVKPPLKTYDDIIRRLTSEDPTTPKPTVRRDYRNIEIGKYLKRDAYGNLKYESKNLSRSDLDPVTMTPFAATTAKSLLDNMESNPQKVSIAVEFSDNKNNVENKKKVIPEVVGAQVKTKSLEQDYEYADNEQEDDPNAQAESNNADYGEDDNEEEESIMSPTTTTTSTTTPTTTTTTTTTTTTPKPFFDARFHHKDLTTYGGSTGVQYNGYQSKNDYPPMSAYSMQKWQYLGTRESVKETRDKYPEFRNNAKSAEAKEAMQHARKVSREGSCRWPRARVVPVRDVYPSTTTTYVPHCAILHRCSDDTGCCRLESYTCAPKQSHRVELYFYTTNVEGGSVVEKLTFYNHTECECRERNEFDTKNEKLAETRVARQHTPVFPPQTLRKPPVRKPCRCPSEFTPKITPGGECQCKCSNNDQNCIKTRRGKVYFSIADRLCIQNGDCSAPLCEFGDYMRRQGKCPKKQDQVDLFSNYQTNLHHGFRS